The genomic segment AACCATTTTACTGGCAATGACACTCTGTGCAGCTTATGTAAATATCGTGAGATATGAATAAACCATAAACTTATTGTCAGGAATTTACGAGGTACTTACTACAAAAGCTCTTTGGCCCTGGTGGTCCTCTAGCCTTCGCAGGGGATGGTGCACTTTACCTTGATCTTCCCTCTAATATGGTATCTCTCACATCTGCTCTCTGCGTTCATAATATTCTCATAATATTATCAACATTGCAATTGAACAATGTGTATTCTTCCTACCAGTTAGGTTCCTTTCTCATGGGGTGGTTTGGCTTTGTGTTCAAAGCACAGCTACGTGACGTGTCTGAGCATTTGGTTGTTGGACTGACTACAGGGTACCTGGGAAGTCTCACCACCTTCAGTGGCTGGAATCAGAAAATGCTTGAATTGTCTTCCAAGGGTCATTGGGTGCAAGCTGTGGTTGGCTTCATAATAGGCAAGCTAACATATAAATCACATCTAGATTGCAGTGAAGTTCAATGCATGCAAAATTTTGCTTTTCTTGATCATGCTTGTATGATTTTGGAGGGTCTGACTGctgtttttctaaaataaatctATAGGGATGTCCATGGTTGGTATAAGCATCCTTGTCGGGGTTTCATCTGCTGAGGGACTACAAAGAAGCTTTTCAGGCTGGTTTGACAGGAGGTCAAGGAGAGCTGGATGCAGCCTGAAAAACTTGAGAGTGCATAGCTTCATTCAGCATGTAATGGTCATCACAGTTATGTTATTGCTATGGGGCTTGTTGTGGGCTTTGAGTGGGGTGTTTGCTAGGACCAAGTTGGATAGTCTCACCAATGGTGCTGTTCTTTGGTTGGGGTGCTTCGTGGGACCTCCAGGTGTGTGGCTCCGCTGGTACTTGGCTAGGTACAATGGCCGAGGGCTGGGATGGAAAGAAAGGCTCAGATGGCTCCCCATTGGGACCTTGTCGGCAAACATTCTTGCGGCATGTCTTATGGCTGCACTTGCAACAATAAGCAAAGCGGTATGAGAAGCATTCTTCTATCAAATTAATTTTGTGAATAGGCAGTTATCTTGATAATGCCTGaattatatttataaatcaCTAGATAATTGGATTGAATTAAATTATAACTCAAAATTTATTGAAGTCACTAAAAACTTAGATATAAGCAGGTTGTTTTTTTCGGTTTAGCCTTCTAAGTGAACTTCTGGTGTAGCTGTAACATATTGTATTTCGTTTACCTGTTAAAGAGCATGTGTTTAGTACTAGATGATGTCAAAGAAGTAAATCTTCATAATGATACACCATCCATTCTGCCTCATTACAAACTTGTATGAAGACATAATGATAAATTATGTCTGTATTGCTTCATTACTTGAAACAGTTTGGTTTGGTGTGTTCAGGTAAACACAAAGAGATGTTCGATCGTTGTGAGTGGAATCCAATTTGGCTTCCTTGGCTGCTTGAGCACTGTTTCGACCTTTATCGCCGAGGTGTTTGCCATGTGGCAGAGTGGGCACAGAGGGAGGGCATATGCTTACACTGCCATCACCATCCTTCCGTCGTTTGTATTGGGAACTCTTATTTACTCCGTTCCTGTATGGACAAAGCATTACAATTAGTAAGAGTCACCTGAAATATTCTGCAGACGCAGTGAGGTTTGGTTATAGGTATGATTTCTTAGGAATCATCTTGGTGTAAATGGAGGGTGAGCCTCAGCGCAACGATGAGGATGCTCCAATCCTACTAAGATCCTACAATCGCAGGAGCCTCATGCACCGAGCCTTCctaatttttgtttctttttgctAGAGTGTAAATGGTTATGAATTGCGTATAAGCCCCAGCCCAACTTGTAGAATACTTGGGGATTTGCTTCTGCATCTGATGTTCCAATTTTAGTATTGTTCTCCCACAAGATGCAGGAGTATTATTAGCCTGTAGATTATCATATGAGAGGTGTGCTTTAGTAGCTCCTTACTGTTTTGATGCAGAGACATGCAAGTATGATTctcttttcttcattttatgTATTGCCTCGCTCTAAGGAGTGAATTGAGTTAAAAATCTCCCATTAGATCGATGCAGAAAGGCTTCATTATCATTTACTGTTTACAATTCAGCAAAGATGAGAGGCATGTATAGCAATTTTTATGCAGGCTTAATTTTGCTTAAACTGAACACTTGTCCATCAAATTTGGGTTGTCCTGCAACTGGTTTCTATAAAGAACCcatcatcatgatggggtgGTGCCGTGTTCAAAATGCATTTCCTTGACAATTAGATCATGGAAAAGTCtctaattcttttatttttgccaTCGATGTTTTCTTTCCATTATTTCCTTCGAATTTAAAAGTAAATCCTCTCCAGTGTGCTGAAGCCTAAAGCTAAAGCGATCAAGTCCAACTTTCCTTCCAAATCCACTGGCTCCGTGACCATTCTTCTAAGAAAAATATTCCGCGAAATCTCATCCTTTAGATGGAGATAATCAAAAGTTTTGTCCCCTCCCATCGTCCCGACCAACCCCCAACCTTGCAGCCCGCCCTCCAATTTTCCACGCGCATCCGCACCCGAATAATCCCAAAATCTTCTTTAACTAACCAGCCCAGGATACAAGAACCCAATAGGAATGCACATCAAATTATTAATTCAATCGACCCTTTTTGGTCATATGGATAGGAATACTTTAGTAAACTTAACACTGCAGGAACATATACATTAAGCCGGCGAGTAGGTGCCGCGACGCCCGCCATCCCGTCattcccctccctccctccctccctctaccAAAATGGGTGCCGTTTATCTTGCGCCGCTCTGCTTATCGTGCGCGTCTCCCATGGCGAAGGACTCCATAGCTCCCGTCTCGCCCTATAGGAAAGAGGGCCTTCTCCTGAACCCTTTTCTTTCGTGCTTCGGTGGGTCGGAGGGATGGAGGGTTCGAACCCCTTGGGCGCTCTCCGCGACCTCCGTGACCAGACGGAGACGGAGACGGAGGCCGAGCGCGAGCAGCGGGGAGGTCTTCTGCCTCTTCTACGACGCTCGTATGTTCTCTCAaaatcgtttttttttttcctgctttTGCTACCAAAGTCGtcataaaaatagctttttgatGATACGAAATCGAGATGCTTCGATGCTATTTTTATCTTATCCTTCTTGATGTTGTAATGAGGACCGTCGTGTATAGGTTTTGATTCATCTTtcatgttcttttttctttagtgGTTGATCAATTTCTTTCCTATATTTGGGCTCGATTTGGGTATTGTTGCTTTTATCCTGCATTTGGAGTGATGCTGTGAGATTAGTTtaccaatttttttcaaaaaaaaaaatctttataacTTTCAGATAAATTTTAAATTGACTGATGTTTACATCCATTAGAAGTTTCTGAAGTGAATGGTcggaaattcaaaaaattcattggtTTTGTAAATTCACTCATCTAGTTTGTGATATCAAAGTTGCTTTCGTTGTCCGCATTCTTGAGTGACCGCTTTGCCACTTAATGAGAGCTAACTAACTAACTCATGCTTCGAATCTCCAATTTTCTTGGTTTAAGAGGCCATGTTGGTTATTTTGCAATATTAGATTTGAGGGCATAGTTGTGCCTGTAATGGGTTTTGAGATGTTCGGGTTATGCGCTGAAATTTCAAGGAAATTGATACTTGTAACTTAGTTTCTCTTGCTTTGTTCTGTCTTAGCTGGTTATATAGGCTTGTATATATGATGATTTGATTTATAATCCAGATTTAGGCTTCATAGTATGCTGCTGACAGCAACATGATGTACAAACCTCCAATAAGGCAAAGTTAACTGATAAAACAGAAGCATTTAAACAAGTTTTCGTCATATTGAATATGAATCAGatattaaagattttaaaagtAGCAGgatattgaattcaaattctTAGCTCTTATGTGAGTTCCACTATAAGGGCTGATTAGTTGGCTGAAATGCTAGATCGAGGCCATGTTTTCTGATTATATGGGTTATATGTGATCAAGAAGTACTAGTATCAACGGCTGCAGACCGACCATGCAACTATGATCGTCCTTTTTCCCTGCAAAATAACAGCAGCATTCCTTTCACTGATATTTTTGGCTGGTTATTTTTTCAGTCTTATGTGGTGGGTCATCACACATATCATGTCACAGATATAGCTGAACTAGGTTGAGTACTTATGAAATGATAATTCTGTGatttttggttttctatttacTCTGAAGTTGGAAGCCCCAATTTTGAACTCGTGCCCCTATAATGTGTATTTACATATTAAAATTTTGTTGTTCCAGGCTCTTATTCGGTAAAGTAATTATCTGAACACTTGAGCCATAATTTTGTGATTTTGAATTAATGGAGGTGAATTCTCTACAACTATTAAATATGAATGCTTCCTGATGATATGTGAAAACTTCATTGTTTGGAATTTGATGTTGGAGCGGTGTTTGGTGGAACTAAATACCAGACAGAGATGTGGAGCAGCATAAAATCTTCTTCCAGAAGCATGAgttaaaggaaaatagaaaagtGGAGCAGTGTAAATATTTCTGGTTCAAGGTCCCATGAGTTAGGTTCTATAACTTGGTCCAACTATCATCTTTTTGTACGTTAATcgatttcttctcttccttgctgAAGTGTATGTTAattgatttcttttttcctttctgaaATGTCATTCTTCGTAGTTATGTTGTTTGACATTCATTTCAACCTTGAAGTATTGGACTCAAATGGGGACTGCCTAGGACTGTAATGTTATTCCTTAACGTGTCTACAAATAACTTCAGCTTTATAAACTAAGTTTACTAAAATATCATAATAAACATCGCCTTTCATCCGATATTCACTGTAAGTAATGTCCTATTCATTTTTTCACAGCTGAGGCCATCACTGCATATGCTTGGAATGATTCTGTTCTGGCCAGTGATATACCTGTTCTTGTGGAGTTTTGGGCATCATGGTGTGGGCCTTGCAGGATGGTTCACCGTGTGATTGACGAAATAGCACGAGAATATGCTGgaaaaatcaaattttataagCTAAATACAGATGACTACCCGCAAGTTGCAACTTCTCACAACATTGATCGAATTCCAACGGTTTTGCTGTTCAAGGATGGGAAGATGATCGACAGCATGACCGGTACCCTTCCTAAGTCTGTTTATGTGACAGCCATTGAAAAATCTTTGTCTCACTAAGGAAGCAACTGTTCTGGTAGTGGAGCTCTGCGTTTGCACGGAGCTCCATCATTGGGTTCGATATGGATTGGAAAATTTTACTAGATGGTTGCTTGGTATATACTTCTCCTGTATTACTTTAATTGACATCATTGTAAAGTTTTCTATTGGACTAAAAGTTTGTTGATGTATTCACTTGTGCTTTACAAATTAATGCAACTCAGGGCTATTTTTTGAATCCTCTGAGAAACATTGTATACGGTCATTTTGCAATTCATATCCAAGTTGATCTTTTCTCATGCTTGCATTCAGGAATCTGTAATCTAAGAACCCAATTGGCCAACAGTGGTGTTGCTTAAACTCTTTCATTCACCAACAGTTATTATCCAAGTCTAAATTTATTGGTCCAAAGACATCATGAGATGCTttgttgaaaaagaaaagatggatATTATTTGTCTGGGGTAACAGATTGAATGAAAACTGTATAAACAGAGAAGATTTGCTtatagatttaatttttgaattttttgtaaAATTTCAGAGATAATGTAGGACTGAGGCAATTAGGATTGTATATAGAGTCCTTGAAAACTTTTTTAGGCTTGTGGTTAGCTGTTATTATTTTGTTGTCTTTGGGGTCTTAACCTTGTATACATGTTGtataattgaatattgtaaGACAGAAAAACACCTTgaagcatgaaaaaaaaaaggatttccaGTTAGGAATGGAAAGGTTAGTGATGATTGAGGAGAGAACATAGAAGGAAAAGAATCTTAGATGTGCGCGTATGTCTGTGCATATGCTGTAGAACATATAGTTCGGAGCATATTAAAATTCCTATGTATAAATGAGGAAATACataaccacaaaaaaaaagaagtttacAATCCATGCCTACATATCTTTATGCATGTATAGATGCGTTACACCTTACACTGGAGTGGAGGAGCTGTGCTTTATCTCACAAAAATGGGCTTCTGGCTATTTTATTAGCCTCTTCCAATTCAAGGTGATTAAAGGCTGCCTTTCCAAACTATGAGGAAACGTGCCTACCCTTTCTCTGTCACTTGGAAAGGCCAGAGACGTGCATCATTATGAGCATAATTTTAGCTGTCCATGCAAGTACACAATCTTAGCCACCAGTAAGGATGCCCTGAATTCTATGGATATCATCGAGATTGATTGGATGGAGCCAAACGTCTATCTTAAACGTGTTGATTGGCCCACCATTTTGCTGATGAATCACTCCAACTGTGCATGCCAGAGTCACagaaagataaaaataaaacaaaggaGCTGAGGTGCTTTTTTTAATGTTCATTTGTGGTTGAATTCATTCTTCAACTCAGCGGTAGACCTGATTTAACTAAATAGATTTGTCAGAAGGCGGCGAGATACCGACAGATGGAGAGAGAGTGTCGCCATAAAAAATTTAA from the Phoenix dactylifera cultivar Barhee BC4 chromosome 14, palm_55x_up_171113_PBpolish2nd_filt_p, whole genome shotgun sequence genome contains:
- the LOC103701252 gene encoding uncharacterized protein LOC103701252, which gives rise to MERNPSRLHESSRRNQDSDIDAPSNSVSRSIHLSLDSSSQRNFMRSASFGTTSNASSWRRSSISISPKVEDVPNETAARVGVSGDRAVSDETVIRGARQDSLSGTSSRGSRQRGSISLSRDVGDRILDSIRLSHELADHILGDVDSAMAQVGDKGDTAVFDDRVDDARNDDNGPTTFSDDALIISIGIQSHDTSLSSPVSPLMEEIISPLATDAILNSTVKNQIQKSTSLKDELYRLPRRLDYIFYLIFLAVFGILGEFTRYLLQKLFGPGGPLAFAGDGALYLDLPSNMLGSFLMGWFGFVFKAQLRDVSEHLVVGLTTGYLGSLTTFSGWNQKMLELSSKGHWVQAVVGFIIGMSMVGISILVGVSSAEGLQRSFSGWFDRRSRRAGCSLKNLRVHSFIQHVMVITVMLLLWGLLWALSGVFARTKLDSLTNGAVLWLGCFVGPPGVWLRWYLARYNGRGLGWKERLRWLPIGTLSANILAACLMAALATISKAVNTKRCSIVVSGIQFGFLGCLSTVSTFIAEVFAMWQSGHRGRAYAYTAITILPSFVLGTLIYSVPVWTKHYN
- the LOC103701253 gene encoding thioredoxin M3, chloroplastic-like, whose amino-acid sequence is MGAVYLAPLCLSCASPMAKDSIAPVSPYRKEGLLLNPFLSCFGGSEGWRVRTPWALSATSVTRRRRRRRPSASSGEVFCLFYDAPEAITAYAWNDSVLASDIPVLVEFWASWCGPCRMVHRVIDEIAREYAGKIKFYKLNTDDYPQVATSHNIDRIPTVLLFKDGKMIDSMTGTLPKSVYVTAIEKSLSH